From the genome of Oryza glaberrima chromosome 1, OglaRS2, whole genome shotgun sequence:
TTATAAGGAACATAACAAAACAGAAGCTGTTGAgttgagaaaaacaaaagaaaggaaTGGAACTGAAAAGAAGGGCAATCACTACATCTGCGTCACTCAATGATAAAATTATTAGAAGTAATATTTTATCTTCACCtgtaaaatatattactcttaTCTTTATAATGTACAGAGTACAATAAACTTAATGATTATGAGCAGTTTATAAAGAGCACCATCAAAACATGTTCAGTTGACAACGATTAATCCCATAGGTGAAACTGAGGCTTTTCTTTGCTGAAGCTAATGGAGGTTTTCTGCCAGTCCATCTAGTCTTGCTCACTAAAATACCATATTATTAGGATCTacacaaaaaatattatttatcttcacccataaaaaatattactcttGTTTTTATATTGTGCTCCTCAGTAAAACCATGATTACAAGCGGTATATAAGGAGTCCTATAAAAACATATCAGCTAACAGTAATTATCTCCATAGGTGCTAGGTGCAACTGTGGATTTCCTTATTGATCGGAAGGTGTTACAGTCTTGTACCAATCCATTTAGTCTGGTTCATGAAAAGATCATATCtgttggctgtgtacatccgtttggatgtagaggccggtttaatccattatctaaaaaaaaaaatgaaaagatacAAAAAGAGCCTAATCCAACCATAATACATACAAAAAGAGCAAcatgttttcagtttttcatcGAACATATAATTCTATTTTGATTGTTCATGCAGAAAATATAATCTATCAACTATAATCTATAAAGAAACCACGATATTTCAAACTATACCTTTGTACAGGTCCACGGCTGTGACTCCCAACGATCAGTAAATCAACCTTTGATTCCTCAGCTGCTTGACATATCATCTCCTTAGGATCTCCTACTTTGATCATTGTCTCTACAGCTACCTGAATTGTAGGTACAATATTACAAGGATTACAATCACTGAACACTAATCCATCCACATAGCACAGTGTTGCACGGAATAAACTGAAGATCTCCTGTGATTTGCCTTATCCTTATGACCTCAcgctaatttatttttgttggtcGGTCCTACGTTGCCATTCGTTATAAAATAACATAGACAAATTTACGACAATCCAAACAATTATCACAATTCTACCCTCCCTGATATGATGTGTCGATTGTAAAATATAAACCCAGTCCATGTGGTCTAGAGCAGGGTTAGTAGATACAAATGTAGTCAAATGTATAAGATGACAAGACAGACAAGAGCCAAACCGATCACAAGCTACAAGCTAGTATCTCCTACTATTTGTAACTACAAGCTAGTATCTCCAGTTACCTAATTGCAGTTGCAAACACATGAAATTGGACACCTATGGCATTTTCCCTTACTGATATGGCCAAACAACAAAAAATGCTGAATATCTTGAACTAGTAACAACTAACAACAATGTGCTGAGTAGTTGAGCAGCGACCAAACAAACACAAGAGGTCATTCATACTGATGTACTGCACATCCTGCTTGATAATTCAACTTCTCACAAGTTTAATGAGGAGAAATTATGGTCATAGTAGGTGCGGAAACAAGCACATAATACATACCCCATGCTGCGCGCAGATCTGCTTGGCCTTGTCGAGGAGCGCCTGcgagagctgctgctgctgctcctgcatcGCCTTGATCAGCTCCGGGGCTACAACGGGGGTGCCCACTATCACACACGCGGAGCAGAAGAAGCACACAATCCCAAAATCAACAACGGATTCAAGAAGGGGAAAAAGGGATCAATCCGGTGAAAGAGGAGGAAAAAGGGATCCGCGTCACGTACGAGGggagccgaaggaggcggcggagacgtAGCCGAGGGGGAGGAGCGGCTGCACGGTGAGcacgagcagcggcggcgcgatggTCGGCGCGAGGTTGCGCAGCGCCCACTCCAGCGCGTGGTGGCTGAACTCGCTCTCGtccaccgccaccatcgcctTCTGCAGCTTCGGCCCCGGCGCTGACGGCGAGGCCATTCTCGCAACCCCTTGCTACGCTGACGCTGCTAGCTACTACCACTGCTGCTGCTCGATCGGTGAGAGAGTGAGGAGTCGATCTTGCTGGCTTGGCCGCTCGCTCGCTAGAATGCTCGGTCGATCAATCCGCTTGGTTTGCTATTGATGGCGAATTGGTTGGCTGATGAGTAGGTGTGACAACTGACAGCTGACAAATCACGCGCGACTTGGAAGTATCAAAATTTGGCTTTGGATCAATTTGGATGTGCCTCATCAGGTCCGAGCTTCCCGAAGGCGGTGGACACTTGCACGACACGAGAGATCCGCGACGACCGCTGCATAGCCACGTGGCACGACGATGCAGTAGTACGACATTTTGCgtgtcgacgtcgacgtcggcACGATGAAGTAATCAAGTGGAGTTTGCTTTTCTCGATCAGTTTTTGTTAGGGTGTGATAAAGTGATGATGgataaaattaagtttttgaCAATTATtaagagtacaaataaataaattaaatattagtatTGTGGGAAATGACATTTAGATGCCTTTGCACATATTAGTACAGTGGAAATGCCCTTATAAAAGTAAACTCTTTGTAgcacgaaaaaaaaacaatttacaccctttatctcaaaataaattaacggTTTACCTATACATCTAAATAAGAGTTATAACTAACTTtaacttattatattttaggcCAGAATAACTTTAGGCGTGCCCATGCTAATCCATTGTCAacaaagaacacaataacagCTGTGTTCGTCTGTTAAAGTTCCCAACTACcctcacttgttttttttacacgtttttcaaactgaaATGGTGCGCTTTTAAAAAACATGGAaataaagttgctttaaaaaatcatattgaccCATTTTTCTTAACAAAagtttagctaatacttaattgaaCCGTTTTCCGCGCTGGGCGCCCGAACACAGTAGCATCCACACCCTCTGCAATTAGTGCTTTCGTTGAAATATTTCCCTTTCCGTGCTTGCTAACAGGCCCAAAAAACACATATCCAGGTTAAACTAAGGAGCAGCACTATCCAGATTAAATTCAGGAGCAGACAGCAGTGCTATTTTGCCGAGATAAACACGGGAGCCATTATCAAGATCCTAAGTGAGGCATTGCTTTGCTACAGCCATTTtagcagtaaaaaaaaagttcgcAAAATCTAAATGGCAGAAGCAAATCTAACTGCCGGGAACTTATTACAGAAGTGGCTGCATACAACATTCGTAACAAACAAACAATGAAACAAAGCGAATGCCCATCGAGCTTCAGAAATTGCCATTCATGCAGCATCCCAGCCAGAAGAAAATGACCAAAAACTCACCGAAAATTGAACAAGCTTCCCAATTTCTCCTTGCATTGATATGCCAATCCACAAAGTATGCTCTGTTCTCATAGCTGACAGCCTGACATGTTCATGTACctatacatatgtaatggaaaaaaaaaacagaagtgaGTTAGAAGATGGACACACGAGAGAAATCAGTTGATGAAACCCCACCAATAAAAGAGCAGATACTGGATTTTAGTAGACAGTATGCACTAGAGATACAAGATAGTGGTTAGCATTTTATTGGATGTGAGATTAAACTTAAGCCCAGTTTCTAGACTATAAAAACATATGCTAGATTAGAGGATATTGACAGTAGACACAGGAAACAAATTAGTTTACTCAGCTTGCATTGTgtctaatgaaaaaaaaaaaaaacctgtgcAGTTTTGCCCATTCATGCTTGCGGTCAGAGTTCCAAACTAGTTTGTCTATAGAAAGTGAACAACATCAACACAGTTTGCTTGAGGTCAAACTTCCCAACAAATTTGTCTAAAAGAGCACATGATTCTCAACTCATGTTCTCAAGCTAATTTCTGGTAGCACTAGAAACTAACACTTGCCAAAATCATTATATGTACACATTGCTACGAATTGGATTAAGTTCATTTATCTTCCAAGAGGACTTGTACATTACTAATATAGGTTACAGAGTAAATACTGGAAACTGGATGGTGAGCTATTGAACACACTATttcagtaaaataaaatatagcaaGCATTGCACATCTTAGTTTACTATATAAGGCCAAAAGCACAACTTAAATAATTACCTCTAGATACCCTTTCCTCCCTTGAGGTAAAAATCAGCGAAGTTTCTCCTTCACAGAATACTTCTTGGCAGCATCCCGCACCTTTTCAATATACCCTTCAATTGGTGGCGTGAGTGTTGCCATGTATCGGTTTGCAGGGAATGGTGTCATGTCAGGAATCATAGCAGCAGCTCGCAGCTTCTCAGGGAGTGCTGCGATGGCCTCCTTCTTGAGACTTAGAAGAGACGATTCTGCAGTTTGCCGTGCGCGGTGCCGTCGCATTAGCACCTGACTGTATTGTTTGGCAAGTCGCCGGCCATCTTCGACTGTCAGCTCGTATTTAGGGATTGCGTCCTCATCAACCAATCCAAGACTGATGTAGTCAAGACCTGGTGGACCCATCAGCACACGGCCACCATCACCCTCACGGGTACCTTTGGACTTGGCTTTAGCCTTGGCCAAATCAAGTTCACGTTGACGTTCCTTAGAAATGAGTCCAAGCTCCTCACGTTTGGCCTCACGAAGACGCTCCTTGGGGGATAGATGGCGCAGAGGAGTTGAGGCATTCAGACAAGACTCTGCAATCTGAGTAATACGCTCAATAGCCTCACGACGACCACGCCCACTGCCACCACCCCCACCAGTGGAAGGCGCGCCGCCCTTCTTTGCTCCAATGGTGTTACGCTTCAATTGTTGGCCAGACTTGAGCTTAGCCTTACCCTTGGCTGTTCCACTCACTGGGGCATGctgttgaagctggtgatgCTGGCACGTCATCCCAGATGCCAATGCCGGGTTGATAGTAAGTCCCTTGAAAAGACGCCGAGACATGCTAATGGATGAACTTAAAGCCATTGCACCACCTAAGCTGCATGAATCACCATGTGTAAATCATTTTATCTTTTGTGTCTTTCATAGTGAaagggtgatttttttttcaagacagGTGGTATTGTCAATTATAAGAATgctaaatatatacatatatttttaaattaaactCTAAAAATGTCACAAAAAGGAACAGGTAAGAGAACACTTTAACCCTCGAGTTTTCTGCAATAACACAGGTTCCTTTTAATAACACAGAAAAGTAGTAATAAACTAACATGTTCCTCAAAAAACATAGATATGTTATATACTCGCAGGCTGCAGCAAGTAAGATAGCTAACGAGAACATAAAAGTTGCCCAAACAAACTGCACTGAATCAACTGCACAAGAGACAATTTTACATTCCTACTCCCTTAATGTGCCACAGAGCAAGAAACAATGAAGATGACTAAGCATTGAAACAGCAACACAAGGAGAACATGCGGAGTTGCGGCGGTTAATCTGACAAAGCAATATAAACGCTTGTAATCATCAGGACTCAGGGGGCCATGGGGGTGGGCCCACCGGCCCAGGATTGAACTTGGTTATTCGCAATGGGAagagatcatttttttttacaacccAAAGTCTAATAGTTGTATAATATATAGCGGTATAAGCATAATATCATAAAGTCATAGATAAATAAAATTGACCATAAATTGAATGTGCTTAGCATATGAAAGTACTAAACTACTAATTGACaaaacatatcaaatttatagagGATGGAAAATGGCAAAATGATAAGAAACCATGAACCATGAACCATGAAACTACTAATTAAATTACTAAAGTTCAATTGTTCAAATATATGCAATAAATCAACCATGAACCATCCCCTGGATTCAAATGGTAAAAAAGTTCCTAAATCCTAAATTCACAGCACTTAGCACTACCATCTAACAGTAGGCATTAGGATTTAGGCAGAGTTACCTTCGGCCTCTCAGCTCTCGGGACAGGAAAAGTGCGGTGGTGAATGGTCGGTGGACGAACAGGACGGCAGCGCGCCGACGCCACTCGCCAGGCCCGGGCGGCGTCGCGGGCTCGCGGGGCGCCGGGGCGGTGCGGGTGCGACGGCGAGAcggggcgacggcgcaggcCGCGGGGCGCCGGAGAGGTGATGAGGTCGGCTACGGCGCGATGGGCGACGGGCGCCGGCGCGTCCTCGCCTGGCGGCGGCTGTCGGAGAGAGCTCAGAGAGGAGATCGATGGGGAGAAGAGTTAGGGTTTTTTggttttgggtttttttttctctctattgGGGGTTAATGGGCCGGAAACGACGAGGAGAGAAGGAGGGTGGGAGGATGGCAAGCCCAATTAAGTAACCGttcttttctcaaaaaaagGTTGGATGAAAATTTAGATATTTATAGCACGATTTCAAACTGCttgctaaacggtatattttgcatgaaaactttctataaagaagttgctctaaaatatcagataaatatattttttaaatttgtaataataaaaactcaattaatcaaacgttaataccacatcgttttacgtaaaacacttaatcttcatctacatgaatttcaaacaccaccatatCTATGtgcatattaaatatatatactttatgAATACCCATTTGAATACCCATGAATTACGGTGGGCCTGCCTTTTGGGGATTCATTTGACTTTTGGGGGCAAAAATTGTATGCTATCAGTAAGTTCAGGCAAAGAGAAAAGCTTCTACCTCTAGAAGAAAACATTTGGGTTTAATGCAAACGGGAGAGAAAAATGTGggggagaaagagaaagagaggatgtGAGTGCCGGACTGATGGATACTCACCAGCAAACGACGAGAAATAGCAAGGGGGGGCATTGCTG
Proteins encoded in this window:
- the LOC127785365 gene encoding uncharacterized protein LOC127785365; its protein translation is MALSSSISMSRRLFKGLTINPALASGMTCQHHQLQQHAPVSGTAKGKAKLKSGQQLKRNTIGAKKGGAPSTGGGGGSGRGRREAIERITQIAESCLNASTPLRHLSPKERLREAKREELGLISKERQRELDLAKAKAKSKGTREGDGGRVLMGPPGLDYISLGLVDEDAIPKYELTVEDGRRLAKQYSQVLMRRHRARQTAESSLLSLKKEAIAALPEKLRAAAMIPDMTPFPANRYMATLTPPIEGYIEKVRDAAKKYSVKEKLR
- the LOC127785380 gene encoding universal stress protein A-like protein, with the translated sequence MASPSAPGPKLQKAMVAVDESEFSHHALEWALRNLAPTIAPPLLVLTVQPLLPLGYVSAASFGSPLGTPVVAPELIKAMQEQQQQLSQALLDKAKQICAQHGVAVETMIKVGDPKEMICQAAEESKVDLLIVGSHSRGPVQRLFLGSVSNYCMHHSKCPVLVVKKQE